Proteins co-encoded in one bacterium genomic window:
- a CDS encoding YgiQ family radical SAM protein: protein MPSIPAAPAAAAPFLPMSRPEMAALGWDACDIVLVSGDAYVDHPAFGVALVGRLLERHGWRVGVIAQPDWRDAGDFAALGRPRLFFGITGGNVDSMIANLSANKRRRRSDDFSPGGRAGLRPDRAAIVYANRAREACPGVPIVLGGLEASLRRLAHYDYWDDRVRRSLVLDARADILVYGMGERQVVEIAERLAASAARED from the coding sequence TGCCGCCGCCCCCTTCCTGCCGATGAGCCGGCCGGAGATGGCCGCGCTCGGCTGGGACGCGTGCGACATCGTTCTGGTGAGCGGCGACGCCTACGTCGATCACCCCGCCTTCGGCGTGGCGCTGGTGGGCCGGCTCCTGGAGCGGCACGGCTGGCGTGTGGGCGTCATCGCCCAGCCGGACTGGCGCGACGCCGGCGATTTCGCCGCGCTGGGCCGGCCGCGTCTCTTCTTCGGGATCACCGGCGGCAACGTCGACTCGATGATCGCCAACCTCTCGGCGAACAAGCGGCGCCGCCGGTCGGACGACTTCAGTCCCGGCGGCCGGGCCGGGCTGCGGCCCGACCGCGCGGCGATCGTCTACGCCAACCGCGCGCGCGAGGCCTGCCCGGGCGTGCCGATCGTCCTGGGCGGGCTGGAGGCGAGCCTGCGCCGTCTCGCGCATTACGACTACTGGGACGACCGGGTGCGCCGCTCCCTCGTCCTGGACGCCCGCGCCGACATCCTGGTCTACGGCATGGGCGAGCGGCAGGTCGTCGAGATCGCCGAGCGCCTGGCGGCCTCCGCGGCGCGGGAAGAT